Proteins encoded within one genomic window of Pseudomonadota bacterium:
- a CDS encoding sensor histidine kinase, whose product VFFKVSDTGRGIPAEYLDRLFEQFFRVPKQKKETGAGLGLAIVKEIVEAHGGTIRAESLEGKGSTFIFTLKRTDQISKKEHHS is encoded by the coding sequence GGTCTTTTTCAAAGTTTCCGATACCGGCAGGGGCATTCCTGCAGAATATCTTGACAGACTCTTCGAACAATTCTTCCGTGTTCCGAAACAAAAAAAGGAAACCGGCGCAGGACTCGGTCTTGCCATTGTAAAGGAGATCGTGGAAGCACATGGCGGGACAATACGCGCAGAGAGTCTTGAGGGAAAAGGCAGCACCTTCATCTTTACCCTTAAAAGAACAGATCAAATCTCTAAAAAGGA